Proteins from a genomic interval of Yarrowia lipolytica chromosome 1E, complete sequence:
- a CDS encoding uncharacterized protein (Compare to YALI0E18216g, no similarity), translating into MKLENILNEASREKSEVPGPDATQAEDGSKRDGKLPAHDHHPQRRPSVHSPTSTSTAAGQVVAPSGQQGPSGPSGPSVQAPSGAQTTSNQIAVPGQMSRPPSTGHFGMQPVPQPHEFIPGPLHAPQPYYPHHLQHQGHFPPLQPIQIPQWTAPHHGHHPSLTPGPSPTATAPEHRHRRNSSVYSPYQRPRGGSMGHLGPVPPPSSHLPPPATVTFARGGFEDKTSDGSQRKRSKAPNSTWTMEDDNRLLDLVLATLPRQDYAEYARLLNKRDSQTVRYRWKVLVRRARGEGEQQQQQQQQQQQQQQQANNNSSSSSSSSRTGRVLGTGQLLLLQ; encoded by the coding sequence ATGAAGTTGGAAAACATTTTGAATGAGGCATCAAGAGAAAAGTCCGAGGTTCCAGGTCCGGATGCCACTCAGGCTGAGGACGGGTCCAAGCGCGACGGCAAGCTGCCTGCACACGaccaccacccccaacGCAGACCCTCGGTCCATTCGcccaccagcaccagtaCAGCTGCCGGCCAGGTGGTTGCACCGAGTGGACAACAGGGACCAAGTGGACCTAGTGGGCCGAGCGTACAAGCGCCGAGTGGCGCACAAACCACGTCCAACCAGATTGCGGTTCCCGGACAAATGTCTCGTCCTCCGAGCACGGGCCACTTTGGAATGCAGCCGGTTCCACAACCACACGAATTCATTCCGGGGCCATTGCACGCGCCCCAGCCCTATTATCCGCATCATCTACAACACCAGGGCCACTTTCCGCCCCTGCAACCGATCCAGATCCCCCAGTGGACCGCTCCGCACCACGGCCATCATCCCAGTCTGACCCCTGGGCCCTCGCCGACCGCCACGGCCCCTGAACATCGTCACAGACGCAACTCGTCGGTCTACTCGCCGTATCAGCGGCCTCGTGGCGGCTCCATGGGCCATCTGGGGCCCGTGCCCCCCCCCAGCTCACATTTGCCGCCTCCAGCCACAGTCACGTTTGCTCGGGGCGGCTTTGAAGACAAGACCAGCGACGGCAGCCAACGGAAACGCAGCAAGGCGCCCAACAGCACGTGGACcatggaggacgacaacCGGCTGCTGGACCTGGTGCTGGCCACGTTACCGCGGCAGGACTACGCCGAGTACGCCCGTCTGCTCAACAAACGGGACAGTCAGACGGTGCGGTACCGGTGGAAGGTGTTGGTTCGACGGGCACGGGGCGAGggagagcagcaacagcagcagcaacaacagcaacaacagcaacagcaacaagcaaacaacaacagcagcagcagcagcagcagcagcaggacAGGTAGGGTCCTGGGAACAGGGCAATTACTACTACTACAATaa
- a CDS encoding uncharacterized protein (Compare to YALI0E18238g, similar to uniprot|P17649 Saccharomyces cerevisiae YGR019w UGA1 4-aminobutyrate aminotransferase (GABA transaminase)), translated as MLRLKTLSSAVRVRSGAGFAQTGLRGYASLCETYFPNEPKAPVVKTSFPGPATQDALLSLDSVFDTRAANFVADYEKSVGNYIQDVDGNIYLDVYAQISSIALGYNNPKLVEASKSPEMISSLVNRPALGNFPSSTYEKILKDGIIAAAPPGFKDVWTGMTGSDANETAFKAAFLWRRTIERDGQPFTEADEQSVMNNQGPGSASLSIMSFDHAFHGRLFGSLSATRSKPIHKLDIPAFDWPKAPFPMLKYPLDKHAKENKAEEERCLKAVDEILAKNPIPVAAIIVEPIQSEGGDNHASPEFFQGLRKITKKHNVLMIVDEVQTGVAATGKFWAHEHWNLPFPPDMVTFSKKFQAAGYYFSDPSIKPNLPYRQFNTWCGDPSKAIIAKTIWQECDKHHLSNRVAEVGSYLYGKLQKLAEKYPKEINNLRGKDCGTYIAWDASSGKAKDALVSGMKAFGVNIGACGVQTVRLRPMLVFEEKHADILVGALDSYLSQAK; from the coding sequence ATGCTTCGACTCAAGACCCTCTCTTCCGCCGTTCGAGTGCGATCGGGCGCAGGCTTCGCCCAGACCGGCCTCCGAGGCTACGCTTCCCTCTGCGAGACCTACTTCCCCAATGAGCCCAAGGCTCCCGTGGTCAAGACCTCCTTCCCCGGCCCGGCCACCCAGGACGCCCTGCTGTCTCTGGACTCGGTCTTCGACACCCGAGCAGCCAACTTTGTTGCCGACTACGAAAAGTCCGTCGGCAACTACATCCAGGACGTCGATGGCAACATCTACCTGGACGTGTACGCCCAGATCTCGTCCATTGCTCTGGGTTACAACAACcccaagctggtggaggcCTCCAAGTCGCCCGAGATGATCTCGTCGCTCGTCAACCGACCCGCCCTCGGAAACttcccctcctccacctaCGAGAAGATCCTCAAGGACGGTATCATCGCCGCCGCTCCTCCCGGCTTCAAGGACGTGTGGACCGGCATGACCGGCTCCGACGCTAACGAAACCGCCTTCAAGGCCGCCTTTCTGTGGAGACGAACCATTGAGCGAGACGGCCAGCCCTTCACCGAGGCTGACGAGCAGTCTGTGATGAACAACCAGGGCCCCGGATCCGCGTCTCTCTCCATCATGTCATTTGACCACGCCTTCCACGGCCGTCTGTTTGGCTCGCTGTCCGCCACCCGATCCAAGCCCATCCACAAGCTCGATATCCCTGCGTTTGACTGGCCCAAGGCCCCTTTCCCCATGCTCAAGTACCCTCTGGACAAGCACgccaaggagaacaaggccgaggaggagcgatGTCTCAAGGCCGTGGACGAAATCCTCGCCAAGAACCCCATCCCCGTGGCCGCCATCATCGTCGAGCCCATCCAGTCCGAGGGAGGAGACAACCACGCCTCCCCCGAGTTCTTCCAGGGACTGCGAAAGATCACCAAGAAGCATAATGTGCTCATGATCGTCGACGAGGTGCAGACCGGAGTTGCTGCCACCGGCAAGTTCTGGGCCCACGAGCACTGGAACCTGCCCTTCCCTCCGGACATggtcaccttctccaagaAGTTCCAGGCCGCCGGCTACTACTTCTCGGACCCCAGCATCAAGCCCAACCTTCCCTACAGACAGTTCAACACCTGGTGCGGTGACCCATCCAAGGCCATCATTGCTAAGACCATCTGGCAGGAGTGCGACAAGCACCATCTGTCCAACCGGGTGGCTGAGGTTGGCTCCTACCTCTACGGcaagctgcagaagctGGCTGAGAAGTACCccaaggagatcaacaACCTGCGAGGCAAGGACTGTGGTACCTACATTGCCTGGGACGCCTCCTCCggcaaggccaaggacgcccTGGTGTCTGGAATGAAGGCCTTTGGTGTCAACATTGGCGCCTGTGGCGTCCAGACTGTTCGTCTGCGACCCATGCTGGTCTTTGAGGAGAAGCACGCTGATATTCTTGTCGGTGCTCTTGACTCGTACCTTTCTCAGGCCAAGTAG
- a CDS encoding uncharacterized protein (Compare to YALI0E18260g, similar to Saccharomyces cerevisiae SET2 (YJL168C); ancestral locus Anc_1.170, weakly similar to uniprot|P46995 Saccharomyces cerevisiae YJL168c EZL1 enhancer of zeste-like), whose product MSGNNSPINAQLFPDARDVTKDALQTFVELPECTYMKGLGSSQQAEVMACDCKPGPTACDEDSGCINRLTSIECVRCCKGCQNKRFQGKKYASVDVISTEKKGFGLRATKDIAAGEFVYEYVGEVIDEPTFKERTAIYTTQGVKHFYFMMLQKGEFIDATAKGGLGRFCNHSCAPNGHVEKWVVGKRLRMGIFASRHIQRGEEVTFDYNVDRYGAEAQACYCGEKNCVGFLGGKTQTESASKVSGTLTAALGLTSRDINAILRGKKSAEDLRPRDLTVQDVSKVMASLMMNQEAWQVNLMLQRIALCTDTSVQAAVMKMHGYQIFAQILTATWGDNPLGLDDSDRVNVTLMLLRVLQKWPRITKNKISSSQIENVVKSLTSNDNSDIATIAQELLSEWANLKMAFRIPRRKIDPDGDEHSVSRGTSEEVTKESSKSEEPNDVEVVKVNKKADNNGNGVTDSPSTRSESPFTFIPTPYSNKTAPKGPKKAVKQPASPMVPPRSLPKGWQFANDPQGKVYYYNLELNIQQWDFPKASRASSPSTPKGPKGPKGPRGNRRDERRDNSETREPLSLQSQRESDLQRIIEQARLQEVKNNSEPAPSASAKPVNAQAHRLTKLLAKVVPNQVSKYDVDRERAKKCSKDIVQILVDKELKRPEPMTEISDEKAKKIKEFVKGYMGKVVKRLEEKEGGAKDFGRGRQGNRRDSERQSDRRGRQGQSDRDHSDNHGRKRKGEENQPYEAGPMYDDESAETSTETVKKPKVDMEIDLE is encoded by the coding sequence ATGTCGGGCAACAACTCACCAATAAACGCGCAGCTGTTCCCCGATGCTCGCGACGTGACCAAGGACGCGCTTCAGACATTTGTGGAGCTCCCGGAGTGCACGTACATGAAGGGTCTGGGCTCGTCTCAGCAGGCGGAAGTCATGGCGTGTGACTGTAAGCCCGGGCCCACGGCGTGTGACGAGGACAGCGGGTGCATCAACCGACTCACTTCCATCGAGTGTGTTCGGTGCTGCAAGGGCTGTCAGAACAAACGGTTCCAGGGCAAAAAATACGCATCGGTGGACGTGATCAGCACAGAAAAGAAGGGGTTTGGACTGCgggccaccaaggacatCGCCGCCGGCGAATTTGTCTACGAGTACGTGGGCGAGGTGATTGACGAGCCGACCTTCAAGGAGCGAACGGCCATCTACACGACCCAGGGCGTCAAGCATTTCTACTTTATGATGCTGCAAAAGGGCGAGTTCATCGACGCTACCGCCAAGGGAGGACTGGGTCGGTTCTGCAACCATTCGTGCGCGCCTAATGGCCACGTGGAAAAGTGGGTCGTGGGCAAACGGCTCAGAATGGGCATTTTCGCATCTCGACACATTCAAAGGGGAGAAGAGGTCACGTTTGACTACAACGTGGACCGGTACGGAGCCGAGGCCCAGGCGTGCTACTGCGGCGAGAAAAACTGTGTCGGCTTTCTCGGCGGAAAAACGCAGACGGAAAGCGCCAGCAAGGTCTCCGGCACCTTGACCGCTGCTCTGGGTCTCACGTCCAGAGATATCAACGCCATTCTGAGAGGCAAAAAGTCGGCCGAGGACTTGCGACCCCGAGACCTGACCGTGCAGGACGTGTCCAAGGTCATGGCGTCTCTCATGATGAACCAGGAAGCCTGGCAGGTCAACCTCATGCTGCAGCGTATTGCTCTGTGCACAGACACGTCCGTCCAGGCAGCAGTCATGAAGATGCATGGATACCAGATCTTCGCGCAGATTCTGACCGCCACGTGGGGCGACAATCCTCTTGGGCTGGACGACAGCGACCGCGTGAACGTGAcgctgatgctgctgcgaGTCCTGCAAAAGTGGCCGCGAATCACAAAGAACAAAATCTCCAGTTCGCAGATTGAAAACGTGGTCAAGAGCCTGACGTCCAACGACAACAGTGACATTGCCACCATTGCCCAGGAGCTCTTGTCTGAATGGGCAAACCTGAAAATGGCTTTCCGAATCCCACGACGAAAAATTGATCCCGACGGAGACGAGCATTCGGTCTCTAGAGGTACCAGCGAGGAGGTCACCAAGGAGAGCTCCAAGTCTGAGGAGCCCAATGATGTGGAAGTTGTCAAGGTGAACAAAAAAGCAGATAACAACGGAAACGGCGTTACTGATTCGCCGTCCACCCGCTCGGAATCCCCCTTCACCTTCATCCCCACCCCCTACTCTAACAAAACAGCCCCCAAGGgccccaagaaggccgtCAAGCAGCCTGCATCACCCATGGTGCCTCCAAGGAGCCTGCCTAAGGGCTGGCAGTTTGCGAACGACCCGCAGGGCAAGGTGTACTACTACAATCTCGAGCTGAACATCCAACAGTGGGATTTCCCCAAGGCGTCACGTGCGAGCTCACCCTCGACCCCCAAGGGCCCCAAGGGCCCCAAGGGTCCCCGTGGCAACCGTCGAGACGAGAGACGGGACAATTCCGAGACCCGAGAGCCGCTTTCTTTGCAGTCACAGCGCGAGAGTGATCTCCAGCGCATCATTGAGCAGGCTCGGTTGCAGGAGGTGAAAAATAACAGCGAGCCGGCTCCTTCTGCGTCTGCCAAGCCCGTGAACGCGCAGGCGCATCGGCTGACTAAactgctggccaaggtggTGCCCAATCAAGTGTCCAAATACGACGTTGATCGGGAGCGGGCGAAAAAGTGTTCTAAGGACATTGTGCAGATTCTGgtggacaaggagctgaaACGTCCGGAGCCCATGACTGAGATTAGTGatgagaaggccaagaaaaTCAAGGAGTTTGTCAAGGGCTACATGGGCAAGGTGGTCAAGCggttggaggagaaggagggtgGGGCCAAAGATTTTGGCCGTGGTCGACAAGGTAACCGACGAGACTCTGAGCGGCAATCCGACCGACGTGGTAGACAAGGTCAGTCGGACCGCGATCACTCTGACAATCACGGACGAAAAAGAAAGGGCGAAGAAAACCAGCCGTATGAAGCTGGACCAATGTATGACGACGAAAGTGCCGAAACGTCGACGGAGACGGtcaagaagcccaaggtTGATATGGAGATTGATTTGGAGTGA
- a CDS encoding uncharacterized protein (Compare to YALI0E18282g, similar to Saccharomyces cerevisiae HMT1 (YBR034C); ancestral locus Anc_3.233, similar to uniprot|P38074 Saccharomyces cerevisiae YBR034c HMT1 hnRNP methyltransferase singleton) has translation MSLPYSEQHYFSSYDHFGIHEEMLKDESRTLSYKHAILRNRDLFKDKIVLDVGCGTGILSMFAAQAGAKHVMGVDMSNIIEMARKIVDLNGLSDKITLIQGKMEEITLPYQKVDIIISEWMGYFLLYESMLDTVLYARDKYLVPGGIIMPDKSTIYAALLEDGEYKDEKVSFWDDVYGFDYSPFKDIVLSEPLVDTVDLRHVISNPCQVFEIDLYTVKVEDLAFKANFDLKARVNDTAHAILCWFDIEFNKLTTPVKFSTGPHAKYTHWKQTVFYIDGQVSLRAGDEVTGSIDCRPNEKNNRDLDITLEWECKAENKGGKRFYCMK, from the coding sequence ATGTCCCTCCCATACTCCGAGCAGCACTACTTTTCGTCGTACGACCACTTTGGCATCCATGAGgagatgctcaaggacgagtcGCGAACTCTGTCGTACAAGCACGCAATTCTGCGAAACCGAGACCTgttcaaggacaagattgtGCTGGATGTGGGCTGTGGAACCGGCATTCTGTCCATGTTTGCTGCGCAGGCCGGTGCCAAGCATGTCATGGGCgtggacatgtccaacatcATCGAGATGGCCCGAAAGATTGTCGATCTTAACGGACTCAGCGACAAGATTACCCTGATCCAGGgcaagatggaggagatcacCCTACCCTACCAGAAGGTGGACATTATCATCTCCGAGTGGATGGGCTACTTCCTGCTCTACGAATCCATGCTGGACACGGTGCTGTACGCCCGAGACAAGTACCTGGTCCCCGGAGGTATTATCATGCCCGACAAGTCCACCATCTACGCCGCTCTTTTGGAGGACGgcgagtacaaggacgAAAAGGTGTCCTTCTGGGACGACGTCTACGGCTTTGACTACTCGCCCTTCAAGGACATTGTGCTGTCCGAGCCTCTGGTCGACACCGTGGACCTCCGACacgtcatctccaacccctGCCAGGTGTTTGAGATCGATCTGTACAccgtcaaggtggaggatcTGGCCTTCAAGGCCAACTTTGACCTCAAGGCCCGGGTCAACGACACTGCCCACGCTATTCTGTGTTGGTTCGACATTGAGTTCAACAAGCTCACCACCCCCGTCAAGTTCTCCACCGGCCCCCATGCCAAGTACACTCACTGGAAGCAGACTGTCTTCTACATTGACGGCCAGGTGTCTCTGCGAGCCGGTGACGAGGTGACTGGATCCATTGACTGCCGACCCAACGAGAAGAACAACCGAGATCTGGACATTACTCTGGAGTGGGAGTGCAAGGCTGAGAACAAGGGCGGCAAGCGATTTTACTGCATGAAATAA
- a CDS encoding uncharacterized protein (Compare to YALI0E18304g, similar to Saccharomyces cerevisiae YJL103C; ancestral locus Anc_1.260, some similarities with uniprot|P38140 Saccharomyces cerevisiae YBR239c Putative 60.3 kDa transcriptional regulatory protein), which translates to MSFYPILRGPAKQESPPPPPAPKKRRKTARACLHCQKAHLTCDEGRPCARCIKKNMGDQCVDGKRKQAKYLVGLPPTPPGQATQQKQQQQQQQQQAVQHGMGPPDTDFGSSAANLEYSILSNILGRGDTSSPPDFFPAQSPHMPSPMSIPGLHMEEEGSQTAGTPQGSPTDIYTSITKPYAYTTGFHALIAYLKSRFEKKELLDVVKSMAFYRPSFIATTQTLQYEDLVFMEKCFQRTLLEFEKYISLSGTPTVLWRRTGQIAAVGKEFCVLTMRSQADLLSQFIIECMDNKSVVQYFDVFSELAFGDSRGTITTTFGLTKPSGEVVNTACSLTIKRDVFDIPMMIVGNFLPIL; encoded by the coding sequence atGTCCTTCTACCCCATACTGCGAGGTCCGGCCAAACAGGAGagtccacctcctcctccggcTCCTAAAAAGCGGCGAAAGACCGCTCGGGCCTGTCTGCATTGCCAGAAGGCCCATCTGACCTGTGACGAGGGCCGCCCGTGCGCTCGCTGCATCAAGAAAAACATGGGAGACCAGTGCGTGGACGGCAAGCGGAAACAGGCAAAGTACTTGGTGGGACTCCCTCCGACGCCTCCAGGACAAGCGACgcaacagaaacagcagcaacagcaacagcaacagcaggcGGTGCAGCATGGAATGGGCCCTCCGGACACGGACTTCGGCTCGTCTGCCGCCAACTTGGAATACTCCATCTTGTCCAACATTCTGGGTCGCGGAGACACGTCTTCACCTCCAGACTTCTTTCCCGCCCAAAGTCCCCATATGCCGTCTCCCATGTCGATTCCGGGTCTTCACATGGAGGAAGAAGGCAGCCAAACTGCGGGAACGCCCCAGGGATCGCCGACAGACATCTACACCAGTATAACAAAGCCCTATGCGTACACAACGGGGTTCCATGCGCTGATTGCGTATCTCAAAAGCCGGTTCGAGAAAAAGGAGCTACTGGACGTGGTCAAAAGCATGGCCTTCTACCGGCCGTCGTTCATAGCCACCACCCAGACCCTGCAGTACGAAGATCTTGTGTTCATGGAAAAGTGCTTCCAACGCACGCTGCTGGAGTTTGAAAAGTACATTTCGTTAAGTGGAACGCCCACGGTGCTCTGGAGACGAACCGGCCAGATAGCTGCCGTTGGAAAGGAGTTTTGTGTGCTGACGATGCGATCGCAGGCAGATTTGCTGAGTCAGTTCATCATCGAGTGCATGGACAACAAGTCtgtggtacagtactttgACGTCTTCTCCGAGCTGGCGTTTGGAGACAGCAGAGGCACGATTACCACCACGTTTGGCCTCACCAAACCCTCAGGCGAGGTGGTCAACACGGCGTGTTCGCTGACCATCAAACGAGACGTGTTTGACATTCCCATGATGATTGTCGGCAACTTTCTGCCTATTCTGTAG
- a CDS encoding uncharacterized protein (Compare to YALI0E18326g, similar to Saccharomyces cerevisiae YKR023W; ancestral locus Anc_1.259, similar to uniprot|P36119 Saccharomyces cerevisiae YKR023w Hypothetical 60.8 kDa protein) has translation MEKYTVTEEYAKDMVGRLLGGFDKETVAQLVDQGMKKTDPLEVHSYFVELLGESEPVFRFVEEFNRKRFSSKKLEKSKAEKMAKSEPPKKKASWATRTAGEKVEEEKQKKEKTPRNRLAGVGKGGATTSELLDLKPKTKAKNKIKVDSIAEIDQALRDLELVEHGDVRKDGTTARAKCDCMASRHPLLEVAPNCMNCGKIHCLKEGLGPCTFCGTPLLSAEERNEISSVLYQQKEDIRSVNAPKQAVPKKKQKAIKYNLSNAGGRAAQEEAIKQMEEENRQAQEAKEKELQQAKERLDTLMAFQDSQAERTRIIDNVGDFELPSAGVNQWASATERALQLKKQQRQMAKMEERDARKKGKKHVISLGLDGKIREQEMEDDSTDDEELRELESKIKSEKQEVAELNSQNVWNPAMADSKLKRVKYVSRGDVQERRVEERGIIDIDGEDDEERLMRL, from the coding sequence ATGGAAAAATACACAGTGACCGAAGAGTACGCCAAGGACATGGTTGGCCGGTTGCTCGGCGGGTTCGACAAGGAGACCGTCGCCCAGCTGGTGGATCAGGGCATGAAGAAAACCGATCCTCTGGAGGTGCACAGCTACTTTGTGGAGCTTCTGGGCGAGTCTGAGCCGGTGTTCCGgtttgtggaggagttCAACCGCAAGCGGTTCTCgtccaagaagctggagaagtccAAGGCTGAAAAAATGGCCAAGAGCGAGccccccaagaagaaggcatCGTGGGCCACCAGAACGGCAGGagaaaaggtggaggaggagaaacagaagaaggaaaagacACCTCGCAACCGGCTGGCCGGCGTGGGTAAGGGCGGAGCAACAACTTCCGAACTGCTGGATCTCAagcccaagaccaaggccaaaaacaaaatcAAGGTGGATTCGATTGCCGAAATCGACCAGGCATTACGGgacctggagctggtggaaCATGGAGATGTGCGCAAAGACGGCACCACGGCGCGCGCAAAATGCGACTGCATGGCTTCCCGACACCCGTTGCTGGAGGTTGCCCCCAACTGCATGAACTGTGGCAAGATCCATTGCCTGAAGGAAGGGCTAGGGCCGTGCACATTCTGTGGCACTCCTCTGTTGAGTGCGGAGGAGCGCAATGAAATTTCGTCGGTTTTGTACCAACAAAAGGAGGACATTCGGTCTGTGAACGCCCCCAAACAGGCGGTgcccaaaaagaaacaaaaggCCATCAAGTACAACTTATCTAATGCTGGGGGGCGGGCTGCGCAGGAAGAGGCCATCAaacagatggaggaggagaaccGGCAGGCGcaggaggccaaggagaaggagcttcagcaggccaaggagcGGCTTGACACCCTGATGGCGTTCCAGGACAGTCAGGCGGAGAGAACCCGGATCATCGACAACGTGGGCGACTTTGAACTGCCCTCGGCAGGTGTCAACCAGTGGGCTTCGGCGACAGAGAGGGCGTtgcagctcaagaagcagcagcggcaaatggccaagatggaggaaCGAGACGCTCGGAAAAAGGGCAAGAAGCATGTCATTTCGCTGGGTCTGGATGGCAAGATCCGAGAGCAGGAAATGGAGGACGATAGCACAGATGACGAGGAGTTGAGAGAACTTGAGTCCAAGATCAAGTCTGAAAAGCAAGAGGTGGCGGAGCTGAACTCGCAGAACGTGTGGAACCCGGCCATGGCTGACTCCAAGTTGAAGCGCGTCAAGTACGTGTCTAGAGGAGATGTTCAGGAGCGACGGGTTGAGGAGAGGGGCATTATTGACATTGACGGtgaggatgatgaagagCGGCTCATGCGGTTGTAG
- a CDS encoding uncharacterized protein (Truncated form of YALI0E18348g, similar to uniprot|P14065 Saccharomyces cerevisiae YOR120w GCY1 galactose-induced protein of aldo/keto reductase family), producing MNNGKTIPAIGLGTWKSTTEEVAGAVECALTEGGYRHIDTAFNYRNEDAVGLGIKRAMEKGVKREDIFVTTKIWVTYHDRVEENLDLSLERLGLDYVDMLLIHWPVPLNPNGNDPVYPLRPDGSRDIDESGSQPKTWKQMEAVLKTGKTKSIGVSNFSIPYLEELLKEAEVVPAVNQVELHPLLPQLELMEFCKKNNIIMTAFSPFGSVGGPLLKNELVLKLADKYETSPGGILTSYHIGNGTVVIPKSVTNSRIIENGKSAVNLSKEDLQALNDLHKTEGIHRTSKPKWGVDLGFPDFDFC from the coding sequence ATGAACAACGGCAAGACTATCCCTGCCATCGGTCTGGGAACGTGGAAGTCGaccaccgaggaggttgccGGAGCTGTCGAGTGCGCTCTCACCGAGGGAGGTTACCGACATATTGACACCGCCTTCAACTACCGAAACGAGGACGCGGTCGGTCTCGGTATCAAGCGGGCCATGGAAAAGGGTGTCAAGCGAGAGGACATCtttgtcaccaccaagatTTGGGTCACTTACCATGACCGAGTCGAGGAGAACCTGGATCTGTCGCTGGAGCGACTGGGTCTCGATTACGTCGACATGCTGCTCATCCACTGGCCGGTGCCCCTCAACCCCAACGGAAACGACCCCGTCTACCCTCTGCGACCGGACGGATCTCGAGACATTGACGAGTCCGGCTCGCAGCCTAAGACCTGGAAGCAGATGGAGGCCGTTCTGAAGACCGGCAAGACCAAGTCCATCGGAgtctccaacttctccatTCCCTacctggaggagctgctcaaggaggccgaggtggtCCCCGCTGTCAACCAGGTCGAGCTGCACCCTCTGCTGCCCCAGCTCGAGCTCATGGAGTTctgcaagaagaacaacaTCATCATGACTGCCTTCTCTCCTTTCGGATCTGTCGGAGGCcctctgctcaagaacgAGCTGGTTCTCAAGCTCGCCGATAAGTACGAGACCTCTCCCGGCGGTATTCTCACTTCCTACCACATTGGTAACGGCACTGTTGTCATTCCCAAGTCCGTCACCAACTCTCGAATCATCGAGAACGGTAAGTCCGCCGTCAACCTGTCCAAGGAAGACCTGCAGGCTCTCAACGATCTGCACAAGACCGAGGGTATCCACCGAACTTCCAAGCCCAAGTGGGGAGTTGATCTCGGTTTCCCCGACTTTGATTTCTGTTAG